The following proteins come from a genomic window of Doryrhamphus excisus isolate RoL2022-K1 chromosome 12, RoL_Dexc_1.0, whole genome shotgun sequence:
- the cngb1a gene encoding cyclic nucleotide-gated cation channel beta-1 isoform X5: MENQKSLDVKEVGDEHLIPLMEEIKKEAGQVILAHMEGRLQQQRLEAARMAEEMARRAAREAVRQLEVEHSAKIVIESLPESIEQLPNILEEENEDEPELHRWPEGGALSSVQPQEATLATDGKEGGVHRGAHTSSNQVPTGVDVANEAVLLLQVGKCLTLPEIITPPSDAPPPKHRETLGGSEDEDERGKGGLKSWSSQGDLLTADARPPSAASVGSVVVQDRLSELVRLFKGRTERQKDRLVDPDESEQESPTASPSKAPPPPPPPPPPPPPAEDKMASLATGTEEEDAGFQFELLGYPVKIPKLPPVPKWLQGMAAFRFPSSIDPFTDLIYVVWLFFVVAAWNWNVWLIPVRWAFPYQSAENIHLWLLADYICDLIYVTDILVFQPRLQFVRGGDIVCDKKAMRENYMTTERFKMDVISLFPMEVFYYFTGVNSLLRFPRLLKYQVFFEFNDRMEAVMKKAYIYRVIRTSTYLLYSLHINACLFYWGSDYEGLGSTKWVYDGKGNAYIRCYYFAVKTLITIGGLPDPTTVFEICFQLINYFVGVFAFSIMIGQMRDVVGAATAGENYYRACMDSTIKYMNSYNIPQEVQNRIKTWYDYTWQSQGMLDEQELLVQLPAKMRLDIAVDVNYAIVSKVALFQGCDRQMVFDMLTRLKSVVYLPGDFVCKKGEIGREMYIIKQGEVQVVGGPDLQTVFVTIRAGSVFGEISLLAGGGGNRRTANVKAHGFANLFILDKKDLAEILVHYPESQKLLRRKAKTMLTKDKKPDEKEQGKDEAEVIPARPDTPKMFKAALKVTQQAGMEGTFAKLKKSYKDSDGEGPPASSPMHQHLAETADTSLVITMTSQREGEELLSVEGQEVDGEKTVEEGGVHRK; encoded by the exons ATGGAGAACCAGAAGTCCTTGGACGTGAAAGAG GTCGGAGATGAGCATTTGATTCCGTTGATGGAGGAGATCAAGAAGGAAGCAGGCCAGGTGATCCTGGCGCACATGGAGGGAAG actgcAGCAGCAGCGTCTGGAAGCGGCTCGTATGGCGGAGGAGATGGCGAGGAGGGCGGCACGGGAGGCGGTCCGACAGCTGGAGGTGGAGCACTCGGCCAAGATTGTCATCGAGTCGCTGCCGGAGTCCATTGAGCA ACTTCCAAACATCCTGGAGGAGGAAAATGAGGATGAGCCAGA GCTCCACAGGTGGCCTGAAGGTGGCGCTCTCAGCTCAGTCCAGCCCCAGGAAGCCACTTTGGCGACTGACGGGAAAGAGGGCGGTGTCCACAGAGGAGCGCACACGTCGTCCAATCAG GTCCCAACTGGAGTAGACGTTGCAAATGAAG CAGTTCTGCTCCTGCAAGTTGGAAAATGTTTAACGCTTCCCGAGATCATCACGCCGCCCAGCGATGCCCCCCCACCGAAGCACAG AGAGACTCTTGGCGGCTCAGAGGACGAGGACGAGCGGGGGAAGGGCGGACTCAAGTCCTGGTCCAGTCAAGGCGACCTGCTGACGGCCGA TGCGCGTCCGCCCTCAGCAGCCAGCGTCGGCAGCGTGGTGGTCCAGGACCGCCTGAGTGAGCTGGTGCGGCTCTTCAAAGGTCGCACGGAACGGCAAAAAGACCGCCTGGTTGACCCGGATGAGTCGGAGCAGGAAAGCCCCACAGCCT CTCCTAGtaaagctcctcctcctcctcctccacctcctccaccgcCTCCACCTGCAGAGGACAAGATGGCTTCCCTTGCCACAGGCACAGAGGAAGAAGATGCGGGGTTCCAGTTTGAACTTCTAGGATATCCTGTCAAAATTCCCAAACTTCCCCCTGTGCCAAAGTGGCTTCAAGGCATGGCGGCGTTCCGCTTCCCTTCGAGCATCGACCCTTTCACCG ATCTGATCTACGTGGTGTGGCTGTTCTTCGTGGTGGCGGCGTGGAACTGGAACGTGTGGTTAATCCCAGTCCGCTGGGCCTTTCCCTACCAGAGCGCAGAGAACATCCACCTATGGCTTCTGGCGGACTACATCTGCGACCTCATCTACGTCACGGACATCCTGGTCTTCCAGCCCCGCCTACAGTTTGTCCGCGGGGGTGACATCGTG TGCGACAAAAAAGCCATGAGAGAAAACTACATGACCACGGAGCGCTTTAAG ATGGATGTCATCAGTCTGTTTCCCATGGAGGTCTTCTACTACTTCACGGGGGTCAACTCTCTGCTCAGATTCCCTCGTCTGCTCAAG TACCAGGTGTTCTTCGAATTCAACGACAGAATGGAGGCGGTGATGAAGAAGGCGTACATCTACAG GGTGATCCGGACCTCCACCTACCTGCTGTACTCGCTGCACATCAACGCGTGTCTCTTCTACTGGGGGTCCGACTACGAAGGCCTGGGCTCCACCAAGTGGGTCTATGACGGGAAAGGGAACGC GTACATCCGCTGTTACTACTTCGCCGTCAAGACCTTAATCACCATCGGAGGCCTGCCGGACCCGACCACCGTCTTCGAGATCTGCTTCCAGCTCATCAACTACTTTGTTGGCGTCTTCGCTTTTTCCATCATGATCGGACAA ATGAGGGACGTGGTCGGAGCTGCCACGGCCGGGGAGAACTACTACCGAGCCTGCATGGACAGCACCATCAAGTACATGAACTCCTACAACATCCCCCAGGAGGTCCAGAACCGCATCAAGACCTGGTACGACTACACCTGGCAGAGCCAAGGAATGCTGG ACGAGCAGGAGCTGCTGGTGCAGCTTCCCGCCAAAATGAGACTGGACATCGCTGTGGATGTCAATTACGCAATCGTCAGCAAGGTGGCGCTGTTCCAG GGTTGTGACCGTCAGATGGTGTTTGACATGCTGACACGACTGAAGTCGGTGGTCTACCTACCAGGAGACTTCGTGTGCAAGAAG GGGGAGATCGGCAGGGAGATGTACATCATCAAACAGGGGGAGGTCCAAGTGGTGGGTGGTCCAGACCTTCAGACGGTTTTTGTGACCATCAGAGCTGGATCTGTCTTTGGAGAGATCAG TTTGTTGGCAGGGGGCGGAGGAAACAGACGCACTGCCAACGTGAAGGCGCACGGATTCGCCAACCTATTCATTCTGGATAAAAAGGACCTCGCTGAGATCCTGGTCCACTATCCAGAATCCCAGAAACTTCTTCGCAGGAAGGCCAA GACCATGCTGACCAAGGACAAGAAGCCTGATGAAAAGGAACAAGGCAAAGATGAGGCCGAGGTCATCCCGGCCCGACCCGACACGCCCAAAATGTTCAAGGCGGCGTTGAAGGTGACGCAGCAGGCGGGAATGGAGGGAACCTTCGCCAAGCTGAAGAAGAGCTACAAGGATTCTGATGGCGAG GGTCCGCCTGCATCCTCGCCAATGCATCAGCACCTGGCGGAGACCGCTGACACCTCGCTGGTCATTacaatgacatcacaaagggaagGGGAGGAGCTTCTCTCAGTGGAGGGTCAGGAAGTGGATGGGGAGAAGACGGTGGAGGAGGGCGGAGTGCACAGGAAGTAA
- the cngb1a gene encoding cyclic nucleotide-gated cation channel beta-3 isoform X3, producing MSWIKDSMEKVVPQPEAHAASKMATLEQTEGAPSAKPEAPPTDVQQTSPQETETPPKMMGWIVGGLGRMLPQPPLKQDADGGGHHTIQEKSELVLLDLEEQAEKETDMENQKSLDVKEVGDEHLIPLMEEIKKEAGQVILAHMEGRLQQQRLEAARMAEEMARRAAREAVRQLEVEHSAKIVIESLPESIEQLPNILEEENEDEPELHRWPEGGALSSVQPQEATLATDGKEGGVHRGAHTSSNQVPTGVDVANEAVLLLQVGKCLTLPEIITPPSDAPPPKHRETLGGSEDEDERGKGGLKSWSSQGDLLTADARPPSAASVGSVVVQDRLSELVRLFKGRTERQKDRLVDPDESEQESPTASPSKAPPPPPPPPPPPPPAEDKMASLATGTEEEDAGFQFELLGYPVKIPKLPPVPKWLQGMAAFRFPSSIDPFTDLIYVVWLFFVVAAWNWNVWLIPVRWAFPYQSAENIHLWLLADYICDLIYVTDILVFQPRLQFVRGGDIVCDKKAMRENYMTTERFKMDVISLFPMEVFYYFTGVNSLLRFPRLLKYQVFFEFNDRMEAVMKKAYIYRVIRTSTYLLYSLHINACLFYWGSDYEGLGSTKWVYDGKGNAYIRCYYFAVKTLITIGGLPDPTTVFEICFQLINYFVGVFAFSIMIGQMRDVVGAATAGENYYRACMDSTIKYMNSYNIPQEVQNRIKTWYDYTWQSQGMLDEQELLVQLPAKMRLDIAVDVNYAIVSKVALFQGCDRQMVFDMLTRLKSVVYLPGDFVCKKGEIGREMYIIKQGEVQVVGGPDLQTVFVTIRAGSVFGEISLLAGGGGNRRTANVKAHGFANLFILDKKDLAEILVHYPESQKLLRRKAKTMLTKDKKPDEKEQGKDEAEVIPARPDTPKMFKAALKVTQQAGMEGTFAKLKKSYKDSDGEGPPASSPMHQHLAETADTSLVITMTSQREGEELLSVEGQEVDGEKTVEEGGVHRK from the exons ATGTCATGGATCAAAGACAGCATGGAGAAGGTCGTTCCTCAACCCGAAGCGCATGCCGCTTCCAAGATGGCCACCCTGGAACAGACGGAAGGCGCTCCTTCCGCTAAAC CCGAAGCACCGCCCACTGACGTCCAACA GACCTCCCCGCAAGAGACAGAGACGCCGCCAAA GATGATGGGATGGATTGTGGGCGGCCTGGGTCGCATGTTGCCACAGCCGCCACTCAAGCAG GACGCAGATGGCGGCGGCCATCACA CCATTCAGGAGAAGAGCGAGCTGGTATTACTGGACCTGGAAGAGCAGGCGGAGAAGGAAACCGACATGGAGAACCAGAAGTCCTTGGACGTGAAAGAG GTCGGAGATGAGCATTTGATTCCGTTGATGGAGGAGATCAAGAAGGAAGCAGGCCAGGTGATCCTGGCGCACATGGAGGGAAG actgcAGCAGCAGCGTCTGGAAGCGGCTCGTATGGCGGAGGAGATGGCGAGGAGGGCGGCACGGGAGGCGGTCCGACAGCTGGAGGTGGAGCACTCGGCCAAGATTGTCATCGAGTCGCTGCCGGAGTCCATTGAGCA ACTTCCAAACATCCTGGAGGAGGAAAATGAGGATGAGCCAGA GCTCCACAGGTGGCCTGAAGGTGGCGCTCTCAGCTCAGTCCAGCCCCAGGAAGCCACTTTGGCGACTGACGGGAAAGAGGGCGGTGTCCACAGAGGAGCGCACACGTCGTCCAATCAG GTCCCAACTGGAGTAGACGTTGCAAATGAAG CAGTTCTGCTCCTGCAAGTTGGAAAATGTTTAACGCTTCCCGAGATCATCACGCCGCCCAGCGATGCCCCCCCACCGAAGCACAG AGAGACTCTTGGCGGCTCAGAGGACGAGGACGAGCGGGGGAAGGGCGGACTCAAGTCCTGGTCCAGTCAAGGCGACCTGCTGACGGCCGA TGCGCGTCCGCCCTCAGCAGCCAGCGTCGGCAGCGTGGTGGTCCAGGACCGCCTGAGTGAGCTGGTGCGGCTCTTCAAAGGTCGCACGGAACGGCAAAAAGACCGCCTGGTTGACCCGGATGAGTCGGAGCAGGAAAGCCCCACAGCCT CTCCTAGtaaagctcctcctcctcctcctccacctcctccaccgcCTCCACCTGCAGAGGACAAGATGGCTTCCCTTGCCACAGGCACAGAGGAAGAAGATGCGGGGTTCCAGTTTGAACTTCTAGGATATCCTGTCAAAATTCCCAAACTTCCCCCTGTGCCAAAGTGGCTTCAAGGCATGGCGGCGTTCCGCTTCCCTTCGAGCATCGACCCTTTCACCG ATCTGATCTACGTGGTGTGGCTGTTCTTCGTGGTGGCGGCGTGGAACTGGAACGTGTGGTTAATCCCAGTCCGCTGGGCCTTTCCCTACCAGAGCGCAGAGAACATCCACCTATGGCTTCTGGCGGACTACATCTGCGACCTCATCTACGTCACGGACATCCTGGTCTTCCAGCCCCGCCTACAGTTTGTCCGCGGGGGTGACATCGTG TGCGACAAAAAAGCCATGAGAGAAAACTACATGACCACGGAGCGCTTTAAG ATGGATGTCATCAGTCTGTTTCCCATGGAGGTCTTCTACTACTTCACGGGGGTCAACTCTCTGCTCAGATTCCCTCGTCTGCTCAAG TACCAGGTGTTCTTCGAATTCAACGACAGAATGGAGGCGGTGATGAAGAAGGCGTACATCTACAG GGTGATCCGGACCTCCACCTACCTGCTGTACTCGCTGCACATCAACGCGTGTCTCTTCTACTGGGGGTCCGACTACGAAGGCCTGGGCTCCACCAAGTGGGTCTATGACGGGAAAGGGAACGC GTACATCCGCTGTTACTACTTCGCCGTCAAGACCTTAATCACCATCGGAGGCCTGCCGGACCCGACCACCGTCTTCGAGATCTGCTTCCAGCTCATCAACTACTTTGTTGGCGTCTTCGCTTTTTCCATCATGATCGGACAA ATGAGGGACGTGGTCGGAGCTGCCACGGCCGGGGAGAACTACTACCGAGCCTGCATGGACAGCACCATCAAGTACATGAACTCCTACAACATCCCCCAGGAGGTCCAGAACCGCATCAAGACCTGGTACGACTACACCTGGCAGAGCCAAGGAATGCTGG ACGAGCAGGAGCTGCTGGTGCAGCTTCCCGCCAAAATGAGACTGGACATCGCTGTGGATGTCAATTACGCAATCGTCAGCAAGGTGGCGCTGTTCCAG GGTTGTGACCGTCAGATGGTGTTTGACATGCTGACACGACTGAAGTCGGTGGTCTACCTACCAGGAGACTTCGTGTGCAAGAAG GGGGAGATCGGCAGGGAGATGTACATCATCAAACAGGGGGAGGTCCAAGTGGTGGGTGGTCCAGACCTTCAGACGGTTTTTGTGACCATCAGAGCTGGATCTGTCTTTGGAGAGATCAG TTTGTTGGCAGGGGGCGGAGGAAACAGACGCACTGCCAACGTGAAGGCGCACGGATTCGCCAACCTATTCATTCTGGATAAAAAGGACCTCGCTGAGATCCTGGTCCACTATCCAGAATCCCAGAAACTTCTTCGCAGGAAGGCCAA GACCATGCTGACCAAGGACAAGAAGCCTGATGAAAAGGAACAAGGCAAAGATGAGGCCGAGGTCATCCCGGCCCGACCCGACACGCCCAAAATGTTCAAGGCGGCGTTGAAGGTGACGCAGCAGGCGGGAATGGAGGGAACCTTCGCCAAGCTGAAGAAGAGCTACAAGGATTCTGATGGCGAG GGTCCGCCTGCATCCTCGCCAATGCATCAGCACCTGGCGGAGACCGCTGACACCTCGCTGGTCATTacaatgacatcacaaagggaagGGGAGGAGCTTCTCTCAGTGGAGGGTCAGGAAGTGGATGGGGAGAAGACGGTGGAGGAGGGCGGAGTGCACAGGAAGTAA
- the cngb1a gene encoding cyclic nucleotide-gated cation channel beta-3 isoform X1 has protein sequence MINWMLKIAPRPPEPHPRRTQEQEWGTAPPPAAAPPPAAAPPPAAGPITERTVNVQEVESSGSRVMSWIKDSMEKVVPQPEAHAASKMATLEQTEGAPSAKPEAPPTDVQQTSPQETETPPKMMGWIVGGLGRMLPQPPLKQDADGGGHHTIQEKSELVLLDLEEQAEKETDMENQKSLDVKEVGDEHLIPLMEEIKKEAGQVILAHMEGRLQQQRLEAARMAEEMARRAAREAVRQLEVEHSAKIVIESLPESIEQLPNILEEENEDEPELHRWPEGGALSSVQPQEATLATDGKEGGVHRGAHTSSNQVPTGVDVANEAVLLLQVGKCLTLPEIITPPSDAPPPKHRETLGGSEDEDERGKGGLKSWSSQGDLLTADARPPSAASVGSVVVQDRLSELVRLFKGRTERQKDRLVDPDESEQESPTASPSKAPPPPPPPPPPPPPAEDKMASLATGTEEEDAGFQFELLGYPVKIPKLPPVPKWLQGMAAFRFPSSIDPFTDLIYVVWLFFVVAAWNWNVWLIPVRWAFPYQSAENIHLWLLADYICDLIYVTDILVFQPRLQFVRGGDIVCDKKAMRENYMTTERFKMDVISLFPMEVFYYFTGVNSLLRFPRLLKYQVFFEFNDRMEAVMKKAYIYRVIRTSTYLLYSLHINACLFYWGSDYEGLGSTKWVYDGKGNAYIRCYYFAVKTLITIGGLPDPTTVFEICFQLINYFVGVFAFSIMIGQMRDVVGAATAGENYYRACMDSTIKYMNSYNIPQEVQNRIKTWYDYTWQSQGMLDEQELLVQLPAKMRLDIAVDVNYAIVSKVALFQGCDRQMVFDMLTRLKSVVYLPGDFVCKKGEIGREMYIIKQGEVQVVGGPDLQTVFVTIRAGSVFGEISLLAGGGGNRRTANVKAHGFANLFILDKKDLAEILVHYPESQKLLRRKAKTMLTKDKKPDEKEQGKDEAEVIPARPDTPKMFKAALKVTQQAGMEGTFAKLKKSYKDSDGEGPPASSPMHQHLAETADTSLVITMTSQREGEELLSVEGQEVDGEKTVEEGGVHRK, from the exons GGTGATGTCATGGATCAAAGACAGCATGGAGAAGGTCGTTCCTCAACCCGAAGCGCATGCCGCTTCCAAGATGGCCACCCTGGAACAGACGGAAGGCGCTCCTTCCGCTAAAC CCGAAGCACCGCCCACTGACGTCCAACA GACCTCCCCGCAAGAGACAGAGACGCCGCCAAA GATGATGGGATGGATTGTGGGCGGCCTGGGTCGCATGTTGCCACAGCCGCCACTCAAGCAG GACGCAGATGGCGGCGGCCATCACA CCATTCAGGAGAAGAGCGAGCTGGTATTACTGGACCTGGAAGAGCAGGCGGAGAAGGAAACCGACATGGAGAACCAGAAGTCCTTGGACGTGAAAGAG GTCGGAGATGAGCATTTGATTCCGTTGATGGAGGAGATCAAGAAGGAAGCAGGCCAGGTGATCCTGGCGCACATGGAGGGAAG actgcAGCAGCAGCGTCTGGAAGCGGCTCGTATGGCGGAGGAGATGGCGAGGAGGGCGGCACGGGAGGCGGTCCGACAGCTGGAGGTGGAGCACTCGGCCAAGATTGTCATCGAGTCGCTGCCGGAGTCCATTGAGCA ACTTCCAAACATCCTGGAGGAGGAAAATGAGGATGAGCCAGA GCTCCACAGGTGGCCTGAAGGTGGCGCTCTCAGCTCAGTCCAGCCCCAGGAAGCCACTTTGGCGACTGACGGGAAAGAGGGCGGTGTCCACAGAGGAGCGCACACGTCGTCCAATCAG GTCCCAACTGGAGTAGACGTTGCAAATGAAG CAGTTCTGCTCCTGCAAGTTGGAAAATGTTTAACGCTTCCCGAGATCATCACGCCGCCCAGCGATGCCCCCCCACCGAAGCACAG AGAGACTCTTGGCGGCTCAGAGGACGAGGACGAGCGGGGGAAGGGCGGACTCAAGTCCTGGTCCAGTCAAGGCGACCTGCTGACGGCCGA TGCGCGTCCGCCCTCAGCAGCCAGCGTCGGCAGCGTGGTGGTCCAGGACCGCCTGAGTGAGCTGGTGCGGCTCTTCAAAGGTCGCACGGAACGGCAAAAAGACCGCCTGGTTGACCCGGATGAGTCGGAGCAGGAAAGCCCCACAGCCT CTCCTAGtaaagctcctcctcctcctcctccacctcctccaccgcCTCCACCTGCAGAGGACAAGATGGCTTCCCTTGCCACAGGCACAGAGGAAGAAGATGCGGGGTTCCAGTTTGAACTTCTAGGATATCCTGTCAAAATTCCCAAACTTCCCCCTGTGCCAAAGTGGCTTCAAGGCATGGCGGCGTTCCGCTTCCCTTCGAGCATCGACCCTTTCACCG ATCTGATCTACGTGGTGTGGCTGTTCTTCGTGGTGGCGGCGTGGAACTGGAACGTGTGGTTAATCCCAGTCCGCTGGGCCTTTCCCTACCAGAGCGCAGAGAACATCCACCTATGGCTTCTGGCGGACTACATCTGCGACCTCATCTACGTCACGGACATCCTGGTCTTCCAGCCCCGCCTACAGTTTGTCCGCGGGGGTGACATCGTG TGCGACAAAAAAGCCATGAGAGAAAACTACATGACCACGGAGCGCTTTAAG ATGGATGTCATCAGTCTGTTTCCCATGGAGGTCTTCTACTACTTCACGGGGGTCAACTCTCTGCTCAGATTCCCTCGTCTGCTCAAG TACCAGGTGTTCTTCGAATTCAACGACAGAATGGAGGCGGTGATGAAGAAGGCGTACATCTACAG GGTGATCCGGACCTCCACCTACCTGCTGTACTCGCTGCACATCAACGCGTGTCTCTTCTACTGGGGGTCCGACTACGAAGGCCTGGGCTCCACCAAGTGGGTCTATGACGGGAAAGGGAACGC GTACATCCGCTGTTACTACTTCGCCGTCAAGACCTTAATCACCATCGGAGGCCTGCCGGACCCGACCACCGTCTTCGAGATCTGCTTCCAGCTCATCAACTACTTTGTTGGCGTCTTCGCTTTTTCCATCATGATCGGACAA ATGAGGGACGTGGTCGGAGCTGCCACGGCCGGGGAGAACTACTACCGAGCCTGCATGGACAGCACCATCAAGTACATGAACTCCTACAACATCCCCCAGGAGGTCCAGAACCGCATCAAGACCTGGTACGACTACACCTGGCAGAGCCAAGGAATGCTGG ACGAGCAGGAGCTGCTGGTGCAGCTTCCCGCCAAAATGAGACTGGACATCGCTGTGGATGTCAATTACGCAATCGTCAGCAAGGTGGCGCTGTTCCAG GGTTGTGACCGTCAGATGGTGTTTGACATGCTGACACGACTGAAGTCGGTGGTCTACCTACCAGGAGACTTCGTGTGCAAGAAG GGGGAGATCGGCAGGGAGATGTACATCATCAAACAGGGGGAGGTCCAAGTGGTGGGTGGTCCAGACCTTCAGACGGTTTTTGTGACCATCAGAGCTGGATCTGTCTTTGGAGAGATCAG TTTGTTGGCAGGGGGCGGAGGAAACAGACGCACTGCCAACGTGAAGGCGCACGGATTCGCCAACCTATTCATTCTGGATAAAAAGGACCTCGCTGAGATCCTGGTCCACTATCCAGAATCCCAGAAACTTCTTCGCAGGAAGGCCAA GACCATGCTGACCAAGGACAAGAAGCCTGATGAAAAGGAACAAGGCAAAGATGAGGCCGAGGTCATCCCGGCCCGACCCGACACGCCCAAAATGTTCAAGGCGGCGTTGAAGGTGACGCAGCAGGCGGGAATGGAGGGAACCTTCGCCAAGCTGAAGAAGAGCTACAAGGATTCTGATGGCGAG GGTCCGCCTGCATCCTCGCCAATGCATCAGCACCTGGCGGAGACCGCTGACACCTCGCTGGTCATTacaatgacatcacaaagggaagGGGAGGAGCTTCTCTCAGTGGAGGGTCAGGAAGTGGATGGGGAGAAGACGGTGGAGGAGGGCGGAGTGCACAGGAAGTAA